Genomic DNA from Bacillus kexueae:
AAATCCCAGAAATTAAGTAAACAAACTGGAACACAATGTTTGTAGGGACGAACGGTTGAAGAACAATTAACAGCCAAAAATCAATTAAAGCCCCAATTACTAAGATCGTCACCGCCGCTAAAATTTCAGGCTTCTTTTTTAACAAAAAGGAATTAAGAATAATGAGGATAACTCCGTTGATAAAAACACAAGTACCTACCGTAATTCCGAACATATTGGACTCTCCAACAGCTAATGCATCCCAAGCAGAAGCACCTAGGCCGGACTGGATGATGAGACCAACTCCTAATGTTAATAAAAGTAATCCAAAACTAAAAAATAAAATTCTTTCTTTCATCTGTAAAATACTCCTTATCCTAAACTAGAAGTCATCAGTCGTCTGACATCTCAAACGCTTACATATAGAGAATAATAATCAACTTCCGAGCGAAAATCAAGATATAATTTCAACCATTTCATTCGGAAAGCACGAATGAAAATTTTGGAGGTGGAGGATAATACTATTGAACTTTGGAAAGAAAAGGGGCTTTTTACATGGATGATGTAGTCATTGCACGATCGATGTTTGGGACCACAATGGGGTTTCATATTATTTTTGCAACACTTGGAGTTGGATTACCGCTCATGATGTTGCTTGCTGAGCTTTTATACCAAAAAACAAAAGACAGAGATTACGCGATAATGGCCAATAGGTGGACGAAAGGATTTGCCGTCTTATTAGGCGTTGCCATTCCTTCTGGTACGATTGCCGGTGTTCAACTGTCATTACTTTGGCCTGGATTTATGGAAGTTATCGGGAAAGTTATGGCACTTCCTTTCCAAATTGAAATTTACGCATTCTTTATTGAAGCATTATTTATGTCGATTTATGTATATGCAGCGGACCGTATTTCACCTGCAATGCGAATTTTAAGTCTAATATTTGTAGCGCTTGGTGCGGTTGCCTCAGCCGTTCTTATTACGAATGTGCATGCATTTGAGGGAACACCAGCGGGTTTTCGCATTGAAAATGGCGAAATCGTCGATGTGAATCCTTGGCGCGCTTTTTTCAATCCGAGTTTCATCACTACAGCTGGACATGTTGCGGTATCTGCTTATATGACAGGGGCATTCGTCATCGGCTCCATTGCTGCCTTTAAGATGCTTAAGGAGTCTAACCGAACATCAGCCGTCTAT
This window encodes:
- a CDS encoding YczE/YyaS/YitT family protein, producing MKERILFFSFGLLLLTLGVGLIIQSGLGASAWDALAVGESNMFGITVGTCVFINGVILIILNSFLLKKKPEILAAVTILVIGALIDFWLLIVLQPFVPTNIVFQFVYLISGILAMGVGVAIYLQAKFPASPMDTLMVAIHQRFGLNLRNARIVSEGFALTLAFLFKGAIGIGTIIVTLTLGLVVQLSFPYFEQLIQKMSREQIVKS